The following nucleotide sequence is from Drosophila simulans strain w501 chromosome 3L, Prin_Dsim_3.1, whole genome shotgun sequence.
ATTGGTTCAAATGGACTGCTCTTCACGGGCGCCCAAGAACTGTCGGCATAAACACTAATGGAAGAATTCTACGGCTTTTCGACGATGCCATAGTTCGATTTCGGCAGCCGTTCTACGAATCTTGGCGGCGTCGTAGGCGCCCTGAAGACTATGAAAAGAGAGAAATCCCAGTGCGACAGCAAGTTCCAAGGATACGGCACAATCGTATTCCAGGGACGAAGGAAAATCCTTGTCGCAAAGTGCCCAGTCTTCTTCCTAGGAAGGGTGAAGTGCTTGTTCCCACTCGCATTCAGCCGCCACGGAATTCAATGGGTTTCTCAGCTATAAGATTCTTTGGAAGCTCCGCTAATGAAGGGGGTTCTGGTGAACCACCGGAAAATCGCGAGGGAAAGCTCATTAAGTTTACAGTGGGTTCTCGTGCAGCCAAACCGAAAACGGGCAAGATTGAAATATCAAAAAAGGGACCATTAGGTTTTGAGACAACTAAACTACCAGTTCAAGAATCATCACCGCAGTCAGATTACTTATCAGGACTTTCGAAAAACAGTCCGGACAAGGAAACAACTTCAGACACCAGCACCACACAATCTTCAGATCGATCGGGAAAAGAAGGGAATGAGGAACCAATTATAGATGATATACCCAGATCATTCTCAGAATACATCAACTCAACCGCACATTGGGATTCCGACTCAAAAAATCCTTCAGGAATTCAGTCCCAGCAACCCGAAAGAAGCCAAAGTGCTGGGAATCCCCCATCTGGAGGGAAACCACCCACCAAACCTCCTACAGGACCCAGTGGTCCGTCAGGACCCAACAATCCTTCAAGACCACCATCAAGAAAGGATAAAAATCCATTTAGCGGAATGGGAACCGAACCGCCTAAGAAGCCACCTTTGGGAAGTAAGCCTCCTAGTAAAGTACCACCAAGAAGTACATCTCCCAAAAAACCACCAACAGGCAGTACACCTCCcccaaaaccaacaaaatcTAGTAAGCCCCCTAGTAAACCACCAGCAGGACCAGGGAAGAAGTCAGCCAGTAAACCACCCACAGCAAATAAGCCCCCTGTTAAATCTCCAGCAGGACCCTCAGCACCaaaaggaggagctggaggcaAGTCTGGGAAGGGTGCAGGTGAACCGAGGGTCATAACCCTAATGCCTGGCGATGGCATTGGGCCAGAGATATCGATGGCAGTCATAAAGATCCTTGAGGCCGCAAAAACTCCTTTAATCTTTGAGCCTGTTGACGTGACCCCAGTGTTGAATAGCCAGGGTATGACATCGGTGCCGGAGCAGGTGATCGAGAGTATGAACCGAACGAAAGTTGGTCTCAAAGGTCCACTGATGACACCCGTGGGCACTGGCTTCCGCTCCCTCAATCTAACCCTGCGCCAGCTATTCAACCTATACGCCAACATTCGACCGTGCAGATCCCTGCCAGGTGTGGAAACAGTTTACGGCGATGTGGACATAGTGACCATTCGCGAGAACACCGAGGGTGAGTACTCGGGCATTGAGCACACCCTGGTTAACGGTGTGGTGCAGAGCATCAAGCTGATCACTCGGAACGCCTCACTCCGGGTGGCCGAGTACACCTTCCAATACGCCTTGGCTATGAAGCGGAAAAAGGTGACGGCCGTGGCTGAATCTCAGGTTATGAGGATGTCGGACGGGCTATTTCTGCGGTGTGTCCGCGAAATGGCGGCGAAGTATAAGAGCAAAATGGACCAGGCGGGCATTAAATATGAGGAATCCACCATGACTACCGTTTGCCTGAATATCGTCCAGGATCCCAAGCGATATGATATGCTGGTGCTGCCCAATCTCTACGGGGATATCATTTCAGACACCTGCGCCGGATTGATTGGAGGATTGGGTCTGACGCCGTCGGGTAATGTGGGCACCAATGGCGCCATTTTCGAGTCGGTTCACGGAACTGCGCCGGATATTGCTGGCAAGGATTTGGCCAACCCGACCGCTTTGCTGCTCTCCTCTGTGATGATGCTGCACTACATCGGATTGCATGAACATGCGGAAAGGATTGAGAAGGCAGTGCTGAAGACCATTAGGGATGATAATATCCGCACCATGGATCTGGGCGGCAAGGCGAAATGCTCCGAGTACACCGATGCCCTGATCAAAAACCTCAAGTGATCCACTTCTAGAAACAGCAATGCTTTTTTATCTTCTAACTCAATGTAAAACTTCATTAAAGTTGAATAGGTCCTTGTATGATCTTTATGTTAGCTTCTATTGGACGCAGATTAAGCCGACCTCCGCTTTGGTTCGTTTAGCGTCTTatgattttttgaaaattcaataaaagaGACTCCCTTTCGTGCCCAAATGACTTTGTCAAAGCATCTCCACCCGGCATGAGTTATCTGATGGCTCTGATCACACTAATTTTGCAACAGGCTATGAAGTAACCAAACATCAGAGGAAACCGCCTGCTCTTGGACGAGGAGTcaaaagccaaagcagacTGAATCAGCAGAGACCACAATGCCATGCCACTCCACCACCGATCCCAGTCCCTCCGACTGTCCTGGAAACTGCTGAAACTCCCCCATCCCGACAAAttcccagccagccagtctAACCAgtgccaaagtcaaagtcggACTGCCAGAAAGCCAGAGAGCCAGTCCCGCAGCCAGAGTCAGTCAGTCTCTGCGCCCGATGCAAGTCATCAACCGCAGCACATGGTCGGTAACTGGTAAGTGGGAGcggggaactgggaactgggaactctGGTTCCAGCCCACTCCACTGTCCCCTGGCCAAGTTACGTTGCATTTTTACATGCATGTTCTGTTCAGACCGGGTCCCAGCACAAACtaaaactcaaactcaaactccgACTGGGAGTCGACTCCTCGGTGTGCTGCGTTTAAAAGAACCGACCCTGCTCCTAAACAAACCGAAACTACtagccaacagcagcaggcaaACAAGTAGGAAGTCTAGGCTGGAGGAAACGACTAGGACATACCCAgctttgtatgtatgtagcaTTTAATTTTGCGATTAAGATTTTCAAATGAGCAAAAGTTAAGTTCGTCTTAGAAGTAATATACCTTCTCTATAAGCCAAAACCACTGGGTAAAAACGGAAAGAACAACACGTAAGGGCACTCCTTGGTTCGAGGTTCAGTGGAGCGTGCAAGAAAAAAGAGCAGGAAGAAAATGCCACAGAATCAGCCAAAGAGccatataaaaattaaaaagaaaccaaaggaaaaaatttaattttgtgtgcAAGAGCGGGACAATGCGAtggtgtgtgtggttgtgagtgtgtgtgtgtgtgtgagtgcattTCAAAGAATTTTGATAAACAACAAAGCCGTCGGAGGGAAAGAGACAGGGAGTTGGAGGACCCCAACAGAACCAAAAGATAAACTCCGTTTTGTGTATGTGAAACAAAAGTTGAGAATTTTTCAACGCACAGTAACCGgttttcggtttcattttcCCCCTGCGCTCCAACACCCCCTTcccaaccaacaaaaaaaaaaccgaaaacttcTGAAGCTGACACCATGAGCGTGGTCAGGAAGCGGAAAAGGGGGTGGCCCCCAACCAAAAGGAAACGGGGGCGAAAGCGCCTGCAACTGGATGCGGCCTAGTTGTCGCTGTCTTTCCATTCATAAGCGGCCCTCAACTGCAGCGTAGCCCAATTtcaattggccaaaacacGCAAAGGCCAAGTTCTGCTGACTTCATTTTTTCCAACGAATTCTGGCCCACTTGCGAATGGACAAAGAGCAGCTGAATAGAAAAACACTGGGCGCCATAATTGCCATGCACcatgccactgccactccGCTCATTAGAATGCTAATTTGTAAATGCAATCCGTCAGTTTTCCCTGGAGCTGTGAACATTTGTGCCCTCGTAATTGCCCCCGGTGATTTTGATTTCCCTGGAAATGCCGCAATACGAGTCCCACGAATGATGGCCAGCGAattatctacatatatgtttaGTGCGCCGGCCCAAACAATGTAAACAGATTTAAATGAGGAGGCAGTGGAAATCCAAATGAGATCACTTCTCCCTACAAATAGAACACTAATAGCACGGGCATACCAAGTAGAAATTCTGGGAATAACTAAAGTACAGGCCATTTAATCGCAAAGATATGGCCAGTGTTTTATCTAAGAATATTTACTTTGCCATCTTGCCAGGTAATTAGCCAGTCCACAACGCTAGATAAGCAAAAGCATTcatatatttaacatttggCATGCGCATATTGATTACGAAAATAATCAGCAAATTTGTTAGGTTACCAAGTCCAAGGCACTTGGCATTTTAAGCTATCTCGCTCCTTTcaatctatctatatatacatttctAACTGACTTTCTTTCTATTCGGGTTACTGTTCCATTAGCCGATAAATTCACTCAGCCATAACCCCGTTGGCTGCTTGAAAAGGGGTTTAGTTTGATGGTTTGCGGAGTTAACCCCAACTTGAAAACTGATTTCCCATGTTCGTACACACATTTTCACGCCCAACCCATCCCCAAGCACGACCCACCAGTGTTTTGCCCCCATGACATGGGTTCCGAGCACTTTTACAAAGATTTACGACCGCTGTCAATAGAGCTTTGCATAACACAAACTTCCACTCGGCAGCAGAAACAAAACAGCGCCggctacaaaaaaaagaaagtattttcgaatttaaatCTATTTGTCACTTGCAAAACTtgtgctaccttttttgtacAAAGGTCGGACCATCGGACTCTGGGCACAAAAAAGGTAATGCAAAGTGGCAGTTACAAATTTGCTGAAATCAAATGCGGcatgaacaacaacaacaacagcaaggtGGTGCAAAATAGAGGACCGGATATATATGGGCCATGCACCAAAACGTTCCATTTAAATGAGTTGGATTGCCCACACTTAGGTGTTTGTCCCAAGTTCCCCAACTCCCAAGTCTGAATTGTCTTGGCCAAATCGCCACCCTTGTAACGTTTTTCCCAATGCCCTTTTCAATCGTGGCAGCCTCCCCAAAACCCAGAGAGGCTAAACACTCCATTGCAGAGACAAGTGGGGATGACTCTTGAAAGGGGTAGGCTTGTAAGTACtctggaattttatttaatagatCTTTAAATCAGTAAATATAGttgtaaaattgtaatatatttacaaGCTCAGCAATATCTAATTTATTGTATAATCAATCTACTCCCACATTTGATAGAACCCAATACACCCCCAGAAGAACAATTACACTGGGTGCGCAATTCTCTTTCTAGATGGAACAATAAGAAacagagaaacaaaaatgatttgcatttatttatcttgGTAGCTCTTCATCGTCCTGCTTCTGTGTTtgaatttgttattattctcGCACCCCGGAGGTCTctggtttgggtttgggtacTGCTCCGTATTGTTGTGTCCGCTCCTTCCACCTCATCAACCCGATTCCAACTCCATTTGGTTCCATTCTGCGCCCCGCTCGCTCCAGCAAACATTTCTATGCGGCGATGATAAAAATAATCccatttattgtttaatgcttaataaataaagcaatttttatttatttgccagcagtttgttgctgttgtttgcGTTTGCGTTTCAGTTGTTTCTTTTCCATCCCGTTGTATCATCGCCTTCGTGCAATTGCGTTCTGCGTTCTGAGTTCTGTGagctttattgatttttatgccTCGAAGATGTGGTTGTTGTTAACGCCGGCAAAATACCatcaattgtttattgttttgataatgcGTTCGCTTgtactttattgtttgtacTTGTGTCGAGGGTTTTGCGTGCAATCGTGGGAGTCATCGATAAGGGTTTCGTGTCGACGTAACAATTGCGAACAAAGCGATAGTTAATTGGGATCAAATTGAATGTGGTTTGCTGTCTCTGCGTATGCAGGGTTCCctgttaattgaaatatttgggGAGCAATAGAGTCCCATTAGGGGCCACTTTATGGAAttggaagaaataaaaacaaaaatatctTCAATCACAGACTTTTAAGTTTTTGCTTTGAATAAACTTGAATGCGCGTTATTGGtctcataaatattaaaaatctaTGGCTATTCTTATGGCCGAAActagtttttcaatttatttataacaaagaTTGATAGTAATCATTGGTTGGCGCCTCAACTTTGTCTTTCAAATATTCGTTTAATAACCGCATTGTCTGTTATTCAACCTTTATGTTACAAAACTTAAAGCTTTTGAGGTTGGTGTGATCACGTTAAAAgatatgtttttaaatgaaaaccagCAATGAACGCTCTTAAATCCCAACGTGTATATACGTTTTATCCAATCCAACCTTAACCTTTTGCTTAGTTTACCTATACAAAACATTAATTTACCTTTATTGATTACCATGGTCACACTATTCGACCTCCGTTGCTTCTGGTAACCTTTTGATCCCACTTCCTTTTCCCCACCACATCCTTAACTCAATCAGTGATTAAGTTCGACTTGACTTAACTTTAATTTGCTGTAACTCAAGCCCACGATTAAGATAGTGGTCTGGATCCAATCCTCCCGGCAGCCAATTGGCCTGCTTCAGGATAATGGCGTTCAAAGCCCCACCAGGCTGGCATCCGTTCACTCCGGCTGTCTGCCCCTCCGCTCACGTGTTAAACAGGAAACCCGCTCGGGGTCTCCGTTGTTCCGCCGCCAACTATCGCGATTCACATCTACGAACATGTATGGCGATGGCTGCCGTGCATCCTGCCGTTCTGCCTGATTTGCCCAATTGTGcagctaaatatatatataaactcaCATATATCTGAAACCGAGGAGAGCGCTGCAACCGGGAAgcataataaaattgattgcaaTTTTCACGCTGGAAGCTTGGCTTTCCCGGAGCTCACGACCCAGTTATTCCACATGAGCCGCCGTCAAGAGCCGGAGCACCTTACATgacggccaaaaaaaaaaggaaaaaaatgggTAAAGCCATGAAAATAGCACGGAAAATGGAATATAATACAAGGGAACAACTTTTGCATAATGCGCTTGCACTTGCAAACAAAACCCCAAGCCCACTTGCCCGCTGCATAATAGATTTTCCGTCCAGCCAAACCTGGAGTGGAATGGAACTCTAGGTGCACGATGACCTTAGCCGGGGTTCATTGGCTTGCAGGTCAACCGGTGCTCGAGCATAATTTTGGGCCTGGCTTGTTTAAAATTGCATACTGTTTATTAATTTCCAACTGCTCCTGATTCTATATACTTTCCTCGGCCCTGTTTGCCCAACTTTTCCCACGGCCTCCACCGATGCGCTGGCGAGGCTGTCGcgtcatttaaaatttacaacttttaattgaaaaaacaCTAAGCAGGATCTCGTGATGAAATATTACTGCAGCAGTTCGGATACTTAATTACGTGCATATACACACGGGCGTATCTCAAGCTCAACAGGTGACTGTGCAGATACTCTGCGGTGCTCCTTCCTGTCCCGCTTTTCGTGTCACGTAGCTCCGGAGGTTGGCTagttggttttggtttcggtttacGTTCTTAATCACCGGAACTGGCTGCACTGAGTCCAGGTAGCCGGGCGGCAATTAGTGtctcggccacgcccacaaaagCCCCACCAAATCCAGTGGACCACCCCAAAcgaaccacccaaccacccaaccacccagcaACCCACaagggcaacaacaatggagtTCAGAACGCGTAAGTTTTCTTTGGCAGGTTCGtgttgctgctcttgttgcGGGCTGTTCTAGTTAGTTGAAGTGCTCTGACTTGCCGGCGTTTACAACTTTGCTTAAGCTTCTTTGGAATTTcgcaaaacattcgaaatggCCGGGGAAGAGCACTTAGGGAATTAGAAACTTCCTGAATGCAGTTGCGGAACTTATAACTGCAACGAttggtaaataaaatttaatttctattgAATGGGCAACCACAGAGGCTTAGTAAATCAAATCTGTCCCTTCTAGTGTGTGGTTTTATTTACTGACTTGAAAGCTTATTGCGAAAATTCAACACAAAATCAGAGCACAACTCAAATGGCATTTAACCTTGATTCAGTTATAGAATCGATCGAAATTCGAGTATAAACATGAagttatttgtttgtttttttatgctGATCCCCAATGTATTGTCAGCTGATCCAAGCAAACATCTCCATCGTTTATTTGTTGATATTTACTCGCTTTTTTGTATACATGGAGAAACATAAGTAAGCTCGAATATCCCCTGCGATGCGTAATTCTTTTATGGGATTCTCCTTCATCTTCTCgcgcaatttcaattattcaCACTCGacatttaattgtattaattAAAGCAGCACGAGAATGTTGAACATTTATTACATGTCTCTGCAGCATGCCACACTCTTTTCCTCCTGGGTGACCGTGTCCTTATCAGCGAAATTTCCCCCTTTTCCTTCTGAAGCGCGTTTCCGGCGTTAATTGAATGCAGATTCCACAGAGATGTTGgggctgtgggtggtggggcgaTGGGGGTGGCTTGTGGGT
It contains:
- the LOC6737348 gene encoding probable isocitrate dehydrogenase [NAD] subunit alpha, mitochondrial; its protein translation is MSGNWFKWTALHGRPRTVGINTNGRILRLFDDAIVRFRQPFYESWRRRRRPEDYEKREIPVRQQVPRIRHNRIPGTKENPCRKVPSLLPRKGEVLVPTRIQPPRNSMGFSAIRFFGSSANEGGSGEPPENREGKLIKFTVGSRAAKPKTGKIEISKKGPLGFETTKLPVQESSPQSDYLSGLSKNSPDKETTSDTSTTQSSDRSGKEGNEEPIIDDIPRSFSEYINSTAHWDSDSKNPSGIQSQQPERSQSAGNPPSGGKPPTKPPTGPSGPSGPNNPSRPPSRKDKNPFSGMGTEPPKKPPLGSKPPSKVPPRSTSPKKPPTGSTPPPKPTKSSKPPSKPPAGPGKKSASKPPTANKPPVKSPAGPSAPKGGAGGKSGKGAGEPRVITLMPGDGIGPEISMAVIKILEAAKTPLIFEPVDVTPVLNSQGMTSVPEQVIESMNRTKVGLKGPLMTPVGTGFRSLNLTLRQLFNLYANIRPCRSLPGVETVYGDVDIVTIRENTEGEYSGIEHTLVNGVVQSIKLITRNASLRVAEYTFQYALAMKRKKVTAVAESQVMRMSDGLFLRCVREMAAKYKSKMDQAGIKYEESTMTTVCLNIVQDPKRYDMLVLPNLYGDIISDTCAGLIGGLGLTPSGNVGTNGAIFESVHGTAPDIAGKDLANPTALLLSSVMMLHYIGLHEHAERIEKAVLKTIRDDNIRTMDLGGKAKCSEYTDALIKNLK